Below is a window of Humulus lupulus chromosome 2, drHumLupu1.1, whole genome shotgun sequence DNA.
TCAATTGATGAGGAAGCATACAACTGGTTATTGGCTGCAGGTCCACATCACTGGAGTAGATCACACTTTAGGACTCAACCTAAGTGTGATATACTTGTAAATAACATGTGTGAGGGATTCAATGGTACAAAGTCAATATTGGCAGCCAGAGATAGACTAATATTTTCGATGTTGGAGCGTATTAGGATGTACATGATGCAAAGGCTCACTAAAAATAGGCATTCAGTTATAATGTGGGAGTCTAACATTGCACCAAGGGTCGCAACTGTTCTTGAAAAGAACAAGGTAGAAGCTAGAAGTCACATTCCCACCAAAGGGAGTTAATTTATGTACCATGTGATGAACATGTACGGGGGCATGTGCTCTGTCGATTTGGCAAATTGGGTCTGTTCTTGTAGAAGATGGGAACTCACTGGTATTCGATGTAGCCATGTTGTTGCTGCTATTTGGCATAAAAGAGAGGATCCAGTGACATATGTCTCCAAATGGTATACCAAGGAATACTACATGAAGGCATACTCTCAGCAAATTTTTCCAATTAGGAATCAAGATGGGTGGCCTAGAAGTGGCAAGGTTGGAATGATTAAGCCAATTGGGAAGACTCAACCTGGTAGGCCTAAGAAAAGCAGAAGAGTTGAACTTGATGCGTTGGCTCCACCAACAGCCAAGACATTGAAACGAAGATCTGTGAGAATGAGATGTTCTGGCTGTGGTGCAATGGGCCACAACTTCAGAACTTGTGCTAGAAACAACCTCAATTCGGTAAGTTACTATTGTATTATTTGCATCTGGTTTGAAGGATAATGTTTGCTTGTTTTTGAATTGATAAAAAAGATTTGTTTTGGTAGGGAAAAGACAACCCCCCAGCTGATCCTGGTACTTATGCTAGAAATAGCAGTTAGCCAGAAAATGCTTCAGTGAGTTCAGCAACAAATCTAAGTGCTCTACAAGGAATAATGCCACCACCTCAGGTATCTCCTAACAACTTCAAATAATGCTCACTGATTTCTGTTGTCTGGTTTTTATCATTTAAGCTACCTGATTTGTCTATCTTATTTTGTAGCAAGCTCCATTCAACCCACCCCGGCAAGGTAGCAACACAGTTGCAACAAGGACCAAACATATTTAGTCAAGGCGGTATTTGATTTTTTGATTGACAAGCAGTGTATTGGATAAGTTTGGAGTTGAAAGTCAATTGCTATGTCTGCTTTTGTCTTTGTTTTTTTATTAGTCCCATGCTCACTGAATAACATTTCAATGTATTTGAGCAAGGTTGTAAATTTGTTTTAGGACCACTAATGTACTTAAGCAAGGTTGTAAATCACCAATGTACTTGAGCAAGGTTGTATATCTgatttaggatcacgttttgtaCACCAGATACTAGTTTACTGAGTGAAAATGTTGGCtcactttttatattatttttctggTTGTATTATTCTATTGGAAACCTTTTTTCAATCAAATTTCATTACAATTAAGCAACTATATATGCTACTAGATATCTCATAATCAATAAAAatacatcacaaatatatatgCTGCCAAATATATAAGATCCAATAAAATACATATACCACAAAATGAtgtttttcttcatttcttcaaCACAGTTACATTTTTTTTCAGTTGAAGCAACAACACAACAATTACATTTCACCATAATGCCAAGTACAAAACAAAAGATAAAAGTACAACAAAAATACAGAGACCAGTTTTGACATCCTCCATCAACATCAAAATTTTTCCAACTTGTTCATCTCTTTTCTCAACAAAAATCTGTTGTTGCAAAAGATTGCCTTCGATCTCCTCTACTCTTTTAAACAACCCATTATCACAATTATGTCTTCACCACTAGGAGGGTCTATCCAATGAATAAAGCCACAACCATCTCTCTCATTTCTCTGTAAATAAAATACAGAGTTAGAGGAGTTTAAGCCAATCATAATCAAGAAAAATAATTGAAACAACAAACTTTGTATCTTGGGCAGCCATAGAACCTTCTCCCGGAATTGTATACAGTCCACGTTATGCCTAGTATGGCCTCACATCCACAACGTCAAAGAGGGGGACTCCTTTGAACTTCTCCATACCTTTTTCCCCTAGAATATGCCATTTATGATGCTTGATGAGCACAAGTGCGGAAAACCTAGGGTTTGAAGAGAAGAAAATCGTGAAGAAGAGGGAAGAGGAAAGAAAATAATGGTAGGCTTAggtgtattaattttactttcaaTTTTTCAACCACTATACACGTATTATGCCACATCACCGAGTAAACGGAATAATTGAACGGAATGCAACAAAATGCCCATAAATTACTAACGTTAAAAGTTCGGGGAGAATTTAAAACATCGCAAATCATTCGGGGGCACTTTCATACATATgtcatagttcggggggcaaaaatactatttattatttttcttttaaatcaaagtcaaataataaagaaattaaaaagtAAGGTATTAAGTAAGCATAATATAGCTGTATGCTTGTTTATTATTAGTACTGCCACATACGCTCGGGAGAAAATTCCACCAGGTTATATAACATTTCTCTAATCCAATAATCCAATCCGTGCAGATTATGGAAGCACTTTTTATGTAAAGGATAACCAACGCAATCCACTAAATGCTGTTATAACAATataaaagtttatgttttaataattgaataaactattattaaaatagtaatttttaataatatttttatttattttttcttttatatgtaagatatttaaattatttcaaaatttGATATTTTAGTCCTAATTGAAATTTATACATTCACACTCATTCACACCTAAAGCTAACTCTTTTTATGTCCTCTagttaaaacaaaaaaagtaATATTTTATCCAAATGAATCTCTtcctaaattaaaattatataaattccCATCAACAAAGATTTCAAGGGAGTTTGTCTATGTTGTATCAAATGATCAAATCTCTTAGGTTATTTCCCCAAGACCAATCTAATCTAAATGTCCCTCGTAACAGTTTGGCAACAACTGTGAAGCCGTTTTGTTAAGCCATAATATGAACTTCAGTGTCGTTTAGTAGCAACAACTTCGATATCGTTTTTCCATATTTCCGTATTATGAAACGACCTGTCGTTTAAACATCCATGCCTCATTTGACATCTGCAATCACTATGAAGATATGCTATTCTGAAGAGGATTTAAGAATATAGGCTATGAACTCTTTTCCTCTAGAGTTATAGGAAGCTCCAAACTATCACTGGCCCTCTGAATCTTTAGAATTACTTGGTCACTGACATTATAGTCATCCAGTGCTTTGTACAGTTCTGCTTTGTTTTTTACCTGAACATAAATAACAAACACAAAGAGCTTTTGTTATTTTACAAGATTATACTTGGATCAAAAGACTATGCCAACACTGGCCAAATTCCAAAACCCAAATTAGCTACATTTAATCTCACATCAATTATTTACAACATATGAATAACTAGCATACAGGTTTGTTGTCAACTGCTACAATGATATCCCCGAGTACAATGCTACCGGCAAAGCCCCTTGTGGTGGGAAGTAGCCCCGCCCTGGCAGCCACGCTGTTTCCTGGTACCTGTATTGCCACAATACAGAAAATTTATGCAGGCATTAGAGTAATGTTTAATGAAGTAGCAATAAGAAAGATGAATGCATGATAATGGATACAAGTAAGGCCAAAATGAGAACTCCACAAGCATACCTGAAGAACAAGAGCTCCATATCGAACATTGAGTTGATTTGCAATCAGATCAGGAGCAATCTCTACATTCAAACCAGCTCGAAAAGCCTAATGGATGTGAACCAGAAATATGTAAGGAGAAACTTCCATATACTGAGGAGATGGTATAAAACACATTTCACAAGCTTGAACGAGGGAAGATGCTGATAAAAAGTATAATTTAAGACCAGAGCTTAATTCTTTACAATGAAAAATACTCACTTTGCCAAATTGAATTAGCTGGGGGACAATCTTGACTACAGTTGAGGATGGAATGGCAAACCCTACCCCTGCTGAAGTTCCTGCAACACATCAAGGGGAAAAAGTGTTTAGAAAAGAGAAAAAAGGTTATACTGTGAAAACttgaaagaaaactgaaaaaagaGGGACTACAGCTACCAGTTTGAGTAAATATTGCAGTGTTAATCCCAATTAAATTTCCTTTGGAATCCAATAGGGGTCCTCCACTGTCACAGTTACAGAAGAACGAAAACAGCAAATTGGATCAAACCAAGAGGATTTGACAGTTATCATTCAGAAAATTAAAAAAGATTTTAATTGAAAGCTTCAATCAACAAATTAATTTAGATTTTAATTGAAAGCTTCCATCAAAAAATTATCAACATACCTATTCCCAGGATTGATGGCTGCATCTGTTTGAATTCCACCACTGATTGTGACTCCAGCTTGACTAAAAATGTCTCGGTTTAGTCCACTGATAACTCCAACAGTGAGGGTATGATCAAAACCAAATGGATTTCCAATCGCCAAGCATTGTTGACCGACTTTCAGCGAAGATGACTGCCCTACTAGGATTGGCTTTAACAGATCTTCAGGGGCTTCGACCTAGAAGTTAGTTGAAAATGGTAAATCGTTAGTACATGATTGGAAAACTAAAGACTCAATGCATCAACAActttaactcttaccttgatcattatgaaataaaaaaatatcataatcaaccctttataataataatgaaactAAAAAGTTATATCTTTTATTTCAGTTGAAGTTTCCTCAGTCCGCACTTAGCAGGAAACAGTAATGATTATCCCTTTCTTCTTAAATAAATTCCTTTCTCAGTATAAAGATCCAATTCAAATTTAACAAATTTAAATCAGATTCAAATGGATTGATGAGAAAAATAGATGCACCAAGCTAAAATCAAAGCCAGAATTTAAGAAAATTAAGTGCTTTTGATACACACATGTTGCATACAGTTCACACTGTAATCAAATAAAGTTTGACGGAAGATAAGGTTCAAAAGGAAAATAGTATTagaaaaccagaaaaaaaaaaagaaccaaaACCAACACATACCTTCAAAACAGCAAGATCCTTTGCGCGATCAGCGCCAATCAACTTGCCCTCAAAATTTTTTTGTACCCTTTGAAAACATAAAGAGAAAAGGAATAATATAATTGATGaaagaaaactcaaataaaataaataagcaTGTCTAAGATGCACTATCTCACCCATCTGATGCTAAAATATTAACTCGTGCAACAACCTCCCCGGGGCTTGGATTTCTTGTGAGGGCATTGCCAATTACTggcaataaagaaaaataatgtcAATAATATATGACAGTCCATATCAAAGTATGAAAATAATCCACTGGTATCAGATAAAATTTGAACAAACTCTGCATAACAACCATACAAGGTCCGACCCTTATGGAAAACTCCCCAACCCCTCCCAAAAAAGAAAGGTTTTATATCAAAAAGCATGAACACAAATTTACATGAGAAAATAGTATCACAACAAATCCCTTTGCCAGCTTTTACCATGATAATTTGTCACGATATGTCCTTCTCTATTCCACACTACTCCAGAACCATTTCCTTCTGGAATCTGTCAATATAGGTTAGCAGTATTGATTAATGAATCCataaaattgaaggaaaaaaagaaagaaagaacgaACGACAATGATGATAATTTTGGTGCCAACATACCTCCACTGCACCAGTTACATTAAGTTGAGGGCGCAATGTTACATCAAAGATGTTGACAACAGAGTATGTGTTTTTCTCAAAGAGTTGAACGATTCTGTTCTGTAAATTACACACATCAACACCACAATTATATCAGAGAGCAAGAAACTTCAATAAGACACCTTTGTTTTCCCTCATGAATTTATAGGCTCGGAATGAAACAGAACATAATAAAACTGATATGAACCTCAGTAGGGAAGAGTTCCCCGGAAGCAATGACAGTGGGAGTGACTTCATCGATGGTTACAGTAGGATCTCCTAAAGCTTGAGCTGAAAATCCGTACATAACAATCTTAGAAGCCATTTTTTCAATTGGGTagtaattaagaaaattaaaatcctaacttgaaatttataAAATCCAATTCATTTGCTTGAACCACCATTGCACGAAATAGTTAATTTAATGAAGCCAAAAAACAAAGGCTCAAAGTGGTGAGCGGACCTGCTAAGTACCTTGAGGAATGAAAAAATGAATACAAAAACAAAGTGGAGAACAATGCACGCCTCGAAGTAAAAGGAGTAATCTTCATCAGCAATTGGGTCATATCCTTGGTGGGATTTTCAACACTGAAAGCACCAAACCAAAATGTAAAGGCTTCAGAATCAAAGCAGCCAcacgtaaaaaaaaaaaaaagctttagaACAATGAGTAAAAGGAAAACCTTTGAATGGAGATGGGACGGAGTGAAGGAACATCAATGGAGGAGGAGGGCGAGCAACCAGAGGAGACACCATTGAAGCAGAGTTTTCTACGACCCAAAAAGTGGTTTTCGGAAACACGTGATGAGATTACATGGAATTGTAAAGGGCAGAAGTTGCATGCCATCAATAACATTTTTCTCGTTAATGTTACAAAAATGAAGAGAAACTAAGAAGGTACAAGTATTGTGGCCGATAAGGGCTGGTCGGGACTTTCGAGTCTCCAGTACTGTCCCTGTGTTTTGGCTCTCCGAAAAATCTCACCATTCTATTCTGATATTTTGTTTTTTTGGGTATAAACAGTTGTTTTATTTCATATTCTATATGTTACAACTTGGTAGCATAGAGTCAAGATGGCCGAGTTGGTCTAAGGCGCCAGTTTCAGGTACTGGTCCGAAAGGGCATGGGTTCGAATCCCATTCTTGACAAACAAatctattttattttcctttatttattttttataaattaaaattggcATCACAACAAACATGAAATTACATGTTTGCTTCTGTATATATTACAACTAATAAGAGTTTTAGAAGCTTTCTATGTCTGGAAGTCTTGATAAACATTTAAAGAAAGTTTTCTTTAGTGGGAGAGAAACTAGAGAAAGTGTATGCCACCCTATAAAGTACTACGGTTATTAggggttttttaaaaaaaaaaaaaaaaaagagaaaatgggCATTAATAATAACAAACTATTTTCTCATGCAAGAACAATATCTatctatatttttaaataaagataaTTTTATTGATAAATAATATAATGTCATACAACTTAAAAGTCTAATATCCCAAAGAAAATTAGTGATATTTTTTAACTAAACAAGTTGTATTTCCATCCTAAAAGCATGTGCATCTAACCATGAAAAGACGAATAAATTATTAGGGAAGCTTCAGAAAATCTGGATAAGAAACTTGTTATAACCTCTAACAAAATTTCAATATAACTTTCTTAGCAAAAGTAGATCTAGCAAAAAAATCAAATTCAACCCTACCATCTACTCTAAACATTTTGATTGTATAATtgaaaatcaacatacaaaataaaattatcatACAAACAAAAACAACATTAGTAGATAAAATAAATGAATGATAAAAATTTAATGGACTATGATACTAAATACCACTACAATTATAAAATTTTCTAGTATGCCttgacaaaaaaataaaaaacttcctTGTAAAGTACAACTATTGCCAATAGCTTCGTTAAAGTCACACATTTTCATTGGATAACaaaacaactataaaaataaaaattaaaacttatCTTTTATTAGTACTTCATACTTCAACATTCTTAATAGTTTTCAACAACTTTGAAAACTCAATAAACAAGACTtaacataacaaaacataaagtTAAATAACCAATATAAAGAATAAATTTGATAGCAACACAACAACAGAATAGCTAAGTTCTAATAGATTAGGTTTGATGTTGTTTGAAATGAATTATATAAAGCATAAAAAATTAGAACCAACTATTAAATGTGAAATtagaaaaattgaaattaaatgtgAAAGAAAGAGGATAATTAGAATAATTGTCCGAAAAGATAGGTTTttgaattaaaaaagaaaagaaaaatagagaTAAAACTCCCCTACTATACTTCTTCCTCCTCATTCTAGTAATAATTCATATCCAGATTGATGATGAATTGCAATACCAAGATAATTCCAAAatcaataatcaaatcacatacaGAATTCAATTCAACCTCACAAACCAAAGCTAAACACCAACTAGAAACATCAAGAAAGTTTAATTCTTCATCTTCAACCTTAATTTCTTTCAAACATTAAACTTGATGGAAGAAAACATAAGTAATAATAACTCTATTTAATGTCATATCTAAGGGTGGTAAAACGGGTCAGACACGATAGCACGACTCGAATCCCGCACGAAGTTAACAGGTTTTGGTTATTTTTGGGTTGACCCGTCTAACCCATTTAATAAACGGGTCGGGTTGACATGCTTAACACGAAACTAACCTGTTAATGACCTATTTAAAATTACATacttttatttatcatatttttgtatttaatttgAACGTGTCACAAATATGTTAAATGTGTCATGAACATGTTAATTGATTAATAGGACCCAAATTTAACACGGTCTTTATATAAACGTGTTACACGGGTCGTATCAAGTCAACCCGTTTATAAACAAGTCAGATTTGTATTTTAGTTTTCTATACGATTAATAAATGTTTGGGTTAATCATTTTCCTATAATACACGAGTATTGGCACGACACGAACACGACTTATAAACATGAATTGTCACCCCTAGTCAAATCCAATGCAATGATAAAAATAACTTGTGTTATCAAATCAAAGAAAACACAAAGCAAAATCATAGAATTTAAGGTTCAATTTGAGAAAAAGGAAAAACAACTCAACCATACTTGACGTATAGTAGTTTGGCAAAGATCACAAACAGAGCAAAAATATGATCtatataaaacaaaacttaaaaatatCAATAGAAGAATGAAGCCATGTATAAGCAATCAAAACCAAAACAACCAATAACTAGAGTGCTATTAATACTATACTACATCATAGCTGGTTTCCTTTGTGTACAGGTGTCAAGCATACTAAGAGGTCTTGCAATGTTCTTGCCACTAAGTCCCTTTCTATGCATCAGAGTTGTAGATTTCTTGTTTTTTTCCTGATTGGTTAGCAGTGGTTTATGCTGCTGAAACTGGGCATATTTTGTAATTCTTTGTTTTGGTGGTTTGAAATAAAGTTacttctttgaaaaaaaaaaaccaaaaccacCAATTCTTCAACCAATGAAAATAAATTAGCAAACTAAACTTCTGCGCAAGGCCCTGAGAGATAATGAAGAAATAAGGATTGATgaaaattattttattcaatAACACAAAAACCAACCAGATTTGTCGATcgaatcataatcataatcccaAACCAAAATCAACCAAAAAGATTATATAGGTCAATAAATATATTCAATATTACTTTttaagaaaagagagaagaggaagacATATCTGGTTATTTGGTGTTTCAAGAACCCATAATGGGCTTCTCTTCCATCCCACGCTGACCATTCTGTCAACCAATAGCAGTTATCTTCTCCAACCTAAACAGTTACAATTTGAGCAGTTTCAGTATATACCTATTTCCTAGGATTACAATGCTATAGAATTCACTGTTATTGGAATGGATACTGATACTTCTGGTCTGGAAAGATCTACGTCACAATATTACTTTGATTTCACGAAGCCActgaaacaaaataataataaaaaaatggcaAGCCTATCTGTGTGTGTAACCAAGACCTTCCTGCCTCACACTGGCAACCAAATCGGAGGTGGTATCTTCGGTATCTGCCGATGTCATTTCCAGTTGTTCTTCTTCTTGGTTGTTTTAGATCTATCTAATTTGTTTTTCATATTTGGTTTCTTTTTTTTCCGATCTGTTTAAGTAACTAATTAccatgaatatatattttttttcatatatgcTTAAGTAATCAGTTACCATTacaataattttttctttttcaaatctgatttttttccaAATAAGCTTAAATAACTAGTTACTATCACAATTAGTTTAGGTTATAAactgttttttattattatttaagtttGTTATTTTAATAACCGTAACTAATTATCCCATATCACtaaaaagataaaaaatattttgataatggtaaAGAGTTATCACCACAtcactaaaaatataaaaactaactTCACAGGGGTAATTGGTTACCACCGCATCACTAAAAACAGTGGTAACTACTGAAAACTGCCATatcacaaaaatatatattttcataatGGTAACCATCTACACTAAATCATGATCAAATGAAATCAACTACTCATAAAAATGaaggaagaaaatgaaagaagaagacaaagaagAGGAATGCAATTAAAAATAACGTGTTGAAGAAGGAAATTAGATGAATAGACACTACAACTAAGTACTTGAGTAACCTTGCATGCATAaccattacattttttttttaattatttttaaaaataatattaaaaaatgtcTTATAAAAtccaaataattttaaaaaaatgatgaaaatactCTCACAAAAATATCACAACAAATTactacaattttattaaataaaatatggtCTAcgaataaaatataataaatatatgagaaaaaaaaacttccacaaaaatgtaaacaaaaaaaatatgtcataagaatattaaaaagaaaaaaaattgttatatttttcaaagtttttttttaaagaaaaaaatccTATATTTAGTGTAATTTCCTTATATTGGAACAAGATAACTCAAGACTATAAGTTCCCTAATAAGGTAATCTTCACGATAAACACCTATTTGTACTGGGAAAAAAATCTATGTTGGGATCAAGAACAGAATTCACCACAAAACAAAGAACTCAACAATTAAGAATTGAAGATCACAAATCCCATTAAAAAACCAGAGATTGTAAACTGAAATTAAAGAACAAAAAGAAGAGTAATGCACAGAGATTTTACGTGGTTTTCTAGTGCCAAAAAATGTTTGACACTAGACTAGTCCACGGGCAGCCttctttttttaatttctctTCAAAAACTTGAGTACAAAACCTTCATTCTCTTCTTACAGCTTTACAGATTTCTCCCAGAGTTTAGAAGTAAAAATTTACAAATTAATAGCCTATGCAACTCTTTCTATTTATAGCATATTAGTTAAGAGTAACAATCAATATATCAGAAAATAACTAATAAAAGGAAGTTGTTATAAAATGTTCACTATACCAATAACTGACCGTCTATTTTCAAAGATACCATCCTTATCttatcaaataaaagaaaagaggTATTTGCAACATGAAATCAACAAAATGTAGCATTGAAAAATAGGCCAACGATTCCAAACTGCTTGACATATAAGCGGAATGGCTCCCGCTCCTGCactttattatataaatattttatatcaATTATTTTAATGTAAAAGTGTTGTGCAGGTGTTGTCCACAAGTACATTTCTGTATACTATTCTTACAATTGATCTATAGGATGAAGgcccattttttattttaatatacaaTTTCAACTCATGATAGTCGTTTTGGTTACCGGTtggatttttttatattaaaaaaattaattgcatagGGATATAAATGTCTTTCATATAAAAGTAGTATGTTGAACGGGTTAATATGCATACAATGTAATAGCCAACTGCACATTATTTACAAAATTTAGCACAGAGATTTAATAAAAGTTACACAACTGTTGCTCTAAGATtcacatttatatattttttttgttgctAGAATTCATGGCCTTCAacatttatattaaatttttttacttgAAAGAAGATTATCAACTATTTATTAagctttttataatttttggaaatacatggttaaattattttcttaataatgggattttgattgtaaacttattattttaaaatttaaaattctagttatttaaaatacaatgttcaaaatcATATATGAATTGgggttatttttaaaaaaataaaatttagtttATATTGTATGCAATATATTTATGAAACACAGAGTGCTTAAATTTGACAAAGTTATATAATAACAATGCATCATATTAAATAATTTAGTAAGTAACACAACATTCAACAAGTTCGTAAAATAGTTAATAGCTATCTAGAACTTACGATACCCAAAATTAACTAAGGCATTATACCATGTGGTATGATAGTGTTTTCCATGGATGGTagagacaatgaatttgttgtgTGAATTCAGGTACCGAACCAAAATGGTCGATCTGTGGCTGGCGTGACAACAAATTCGTGGTCGCTTGATGTAAGGTTCAGAGAGCATAGGATTGGACCTTCAAAGAGTTTGCAAATGCTTGTTGGTTCATTGTACATGACATCTTCATATATGAAATATAGTCCCACCTCATTGAGAGCGTAGACTTTTCCATTGTTGTACCTAACGCTTGAAATTCCTGTGTTGTAAAAACTATTTCTTTAGACCGGCACCTTGTAATATTTCATTGGAGTTAGTGTTCTGACAGGGATAACCACCACATGGTCCTCCTTCATTTGAATTTCATTACCCCTGCTGTTTAGCACATCAGTTTCATATCATATAACCACGATGTCCTCATTATAATGAACACACTTTACTTTGGATATATAGTGAGAAAGTCGTATTTGATGTGTAGTGCATGATCGAAGATCAAACAAATGGAGAATATGGTTTGTGCAGTAGACACCGTCTATTCCATTTGCATTCGGTGCCCTATAATGATTCACTTAATTTGTTATTGGATATGTATGGCAATAAAAATTAATATGCATGGGTGgaatatattttacatttaataaaaagaattaattgaAGATAAATTACCTATAATAATCACGCAATGTGATATCACCCTCTTGGTGCTCGACATAAGTGGCCATGATTTCCCCAATCTCTACTACTGATGTGAGGACACGTTTTGGTGTGGTAGAATTCACATCCCAGACGGTTACATTTCTTTTGCCAGTAGTGACAACGAGAAGATTT
It encodes the following:
- the LOC133814387 gene encoding uncharacterized protein LOC133814387, with amino-acid sequence MYGGMCSVDLANWVCSCRRWELTGIRCSHVVAAIWHKREDPVTYVSKWYTKEYYMKAYSQQIFPIRNQDGWPRSGKVGMIKPIGKTQPGRPKKSRRVELDALAPPTAKTLKRRSVRMRCSGCGAMGHNFRTCARNNLNSGKDNPPADPGTYARNSS
- the LOC133817999 gene encoding protease Do-like 8, chloroplastic yields the protein MLLMACNFCPLQFHVISSRVSENHFLGRRKLCFNGVSSGCSPSSSIDVPSLRPISIQSVENPTKDMTQLLMKITPFTSRRALFSTLFLYSFFHSSRYLAAQALGDPTVTIDEVTPTVIASGELFPTENRIVQLFEKNTYSVVNIFDVTLRPQLNVTGAVEIPEGNGSGVVWNREGHIVTNYHVIGNALTRNPSPGEVVARVNILASDGVQKNFEGKLIGADRAKDLAVLKVEAPEDLLKPILVGQSSSLKVGQQCLAIGNPFGFDHTLTVGVISGLNRDIFSQAGVTISGGIQTDAAINPGNSGGPLLDSKGNLIGINTAIFTQTGTSAGVGFAIPSSTVVKIVPQLIQFGKAFRAGLNVEIAPDLIANQLNVRYGALVLQVPGNSVAARAGLLPTTRGFAGSIVLGDIIVAVDNKPVKNKAELYKALDDYNVSDQVILKIQRASDSLELPITLEEKSS